In the genome of Phragmites australis chromosome 9, lpPhrAust1.1, whole genome shotgun sequence, the window ATAACTTAGGTAAATGATCATCTCTAACGGTAAAAATTATATGGAGAAATGATAATATAGGCAACACTTAAGTTGGTTCATGTTGAAGTAGGGAAAACAAGTGtctatttgtatatttttagtGAGATATTgggaaattcataaaatattcacATGGAgtcagataaaaaaatatttatttaaaaattttatctcttgatgagatctataactttgtagttgacaatattttcatttgaattattTTGATGCCAAAATAATCATCACAAATTTTAGACAAgattaaaatgaaaaaaaaatctatagatCTTAGCAATCAGTGATATGAGATGGTAATGAGGCTTCATGCAAGGTGAGAGGTTCCGGGTTAGTCTACTAGGACCACGTGCATAGCATAGGTAAGTGGTCTGGGTGGgatatttttttggaattttttcagCCCTAAAGATATTTTCAGGGCCATCACTGCTAGTTCCGAACCGGCAGTATCACTACAAATTTGTGGCTTCAACAGGTCGTGATTAATAACCAATTCGGGAACTGGCAGTAATAATATGTATACTATTGATTGCAGTACTTATGGTGTTTTATGTGGTAGTGAAAAATTTTATTAGAATCATGCCTATATGTGTCAGTACCAAATAAATATGTACACCTCCCATTTGGAAATGCATGTCTTTTGCAAGATTCAGATTCACGTTGGAATATACGTATGTAATGTGCTTATTAGAACATGCTTACGAGGGTGAACACGTACACGAACGTGATGTACAAGGACGACCCGACCATCTTCGCATGGGAGCTCATGAACGAACCGCGCTGCACGTCGGATCCAACCGGGAACAAGCTGCAGGTACGTAGTACATTCAACACAATGGCACAGATGCATGCTTCCTTTTGCGTCTGCTTCGAACTAAATTTTCACGTGCCCAATGTCTGGTCATTAGCTAGTTCTGATCGAGCATCTGGTCTGATATATCACTGAACTCGGCGTCTCAAACGTGCCAAATTAATTTATGTTATATATGTCTGTAGGCGTGGATCCAAGAAATGGCGTTCCAAGTGAAATCCATTGACCCGGGTCACCTGCTGGAGGTCGGCACGGAGGGCTTCTACGGCCCGTCGTCGTCGGCCCGCATGCAGACCAACCCGAACACCTTCGCCGGCAAGACCGGCACCGACTTCATCCGCAACCACCGCATCCTGGgcatcgacttcgcctccgtcCACGTCTACCCGGACACATGGTTCGTACTTCGTACCACTACTTCACCTTGTCATTGCATTGATCAATGTATCTCGAGCTCTAATACAAGTGATCGCATCATTACCTAATGATACTCTTGCCTTGTAGGCTCTCGGGTGCGACGCTGGAGATGCAGCTCAAGTTTGTGCAGTCGTGGATGCAGGCGCACATCGCCGACGCCGAGGGCGAGCTCGGCATGCCTGTGCTCTTCACGGAGTTCGGGGTGTCCACAAAGGCCCGAAGCGCCTTCAACGCGACGTCGAGAGACCGCTTCATCCAGGCGGTGTACGGGGAGCTGCTGGGCTCGACGCGGCACGGCGGCGCCGGGGCGGGGGGCCTGCTCTGGCAGGTGTTTCCGGAGGGGACCGACTACATGGACGACGGCTATGGCGTCGTGCTGCCCAgggcggcggccaccgcgggGATCATGTCCGCGCACTCCAAGAAGCTGCAGACCTTCAACTCCAGGTGCGTCTGGAGCTGCCGCTGGGGatgcaagaagagggaggagcagTCGGAGGATGTTGACCTGCTGTTCAACGACGAGCTATGAATGTAGGATATATTATGTTGGGAGATTAGATTAATTATTGTGTAGCATTACTGGAAATTATAAACATGGGAAAAGTTGAGCATATGAATAAGATGATGAGTTGTTGAGGTAAAATATTTCCGTGAACATAAATTGGACTTAATAAAGGGAACCAAATAGCTTGAGAATATGCTTGTCACACGGTGAATCTGTATCTATACATCtatacaaataaaaatattaaacgCTACAGTTTGACGGTTTACCAACTTATAGTTCATCTCTTTTATTAAATTTAGGTTATTCCCTTAATTTGAGTTTGAGTTGGAGTCCAATTTGAGATTAGAAAATTGTATCcaattaaaagaagaagaaaaaaaaagagtggcCATGAGCCACTCTAGGTTCCAAGAGCCCGCTAGGGCCCAGCCGGCTGCACAATAAGGTGCAACCCCGTGAGGGTTTTCTCTCATAGATGGACGAGCTGAGGCGGCGGCACTGGCTTGGTCACCTGGAGAGCTAGTCTCGTACGCACGCGCCTCATGCATTCGGGATAAGGAAAAATTTATCGGTAACAAAAATTTATCTGAGGTTAGTGATAAATAAGATTATTGGGTTTATCAGATTTCTATTGACGATAGATAAAATTTAACTCTTAAGCTAGAGCTTAGGATTGAACGTCCTAGAGCTTCGTGATGACTTCGACTATTTGGCAGGTAATATAATTACGGCCACCTTCTCCACTGTCCAATAAATACCTACAAAGATTTAACTCTTGAGTTTATTGCTTCTTTTTATGATACTGTTGGTGCCGCCGAAGATGAAGGTATTGATACGATAGAATTTTACATGAAAGGTGAAACCCAGAATAACTTCGCAGcaattttgcaacctctttggtTTCCTAATGACGCTGCCATGAGACCTAATTTAGGATCTAAGTTAGTCAATCATTTGCGGCAGCAATCTAATGCTCAAAGTGACCATATTGTTATTGGTGGAATAATTACTTACATTACTCAAGCTTTCGATCTCGATTTATCTCATGATCATGCTGTCGAGGGGGAGACCACTACCGATACCCTCATGCTTAAAAATATGCATTTTCATGGCGTTGATACTAACTCTCCGAGCAGGCCACTCCGGTATAGATATTCACTTTGGTAGCCCTAATCAAACTCGTTTATAGAAAATTCCTTTTCCGGAGCTTTTTCATGTGCAGGGGAGGGATAATTGGTGAATTACCCTACAGAGTATCCAGGAGCTCGAGCTTGCAGAAGCTCAGGTTGCAGCTATAGCGGCAACCGCTGCACAAGCTCAACAAGGTGAGCAAACTAGCTTCTTCGGGGAGCTGGGCGACTTCATGCGCCAGTGGCAGCCTCCTCAGCCTCAGTCGCAATAGCCTCCGCCTCTACAGCGGCCTCCATAGCAGCAACAGTTCCCAGGGGCTCCGCACCCTGGCATGGCTCCTCCGCACTAGTACCAGTCCGCTCTAGGAGCGCCGTGctcacagcagcagcaacagcccaCCAATTAGAGACGAGATCATTTGACGTACTGTACATCTACTACATATTTGTTAACATACGAAATCGGACCTATGTGTCAGCGAACGTGTAATATGTCAAATCATCTCTGTCCCACCAACTAGTGTATCCACCACCAGGCATCTTCCATTATGACCCGTTGAGACCATACCCAGGGCACCCTCCATACCAGGGGTTTCCATCGCAGCTACCACCACAGCAGTAGGCGTCCAAGCTTACCGTCGTTTTCCCTTTTATCTACTACATCTTCATTTTGGTCTTTTTCTAATTGTGCTTAGTGGAACATTGGACGTCGTTGTCAGTCTTTCGGTCGACTATTTATTTTGCATTGTATTGcaccatatttattttttcgTTGCATTgttaataattaaataaaaatccaaaaatatcatcatgtttatttttCTACATTGCATCATATTTGTTTTCTTGCATTGCATTGTTAATAGTTAGAAGaagtcaaaaaatatttgtctTTTATTTTTCGTTTTGTTAATCTCTCTTCTTTAAGCTTTAATAACATCGGTATACTAAGAGAAAATGGATGTAAGCGTAGCCGTGGAAGAGAAAATTGATGTAAGCGTAGCCGTGGAAATCATCGGAGATAGGAACGATGAAGTGATGATAATGAATGGAACTTCGGGATAGGGTACATAATAGATATAGTTTTTTATTGGAGTTTTCATACCTATTCACAATGGGTCATATCTGCGTGTTACATAGAGTGCTTGCTAGCTCTCTAACCCAACATTGTCTAGGTGAGAGGGCGTAGCTGTTGTTCCCGACGGTCATTTATCCAGCAGGTGAGATGTTTAATTAATATCTTGATACTCACACACTAATAAAAAAGACACGTCATTAACTACGGCAGTTTAAGATGTGTCATTAATATATTATTAGTGATAGATTTAGTGATGAtatatcactaatgtgtggGCTAAGTTGGGACTCTATCaagatctgtcactaatgagtggttatTAGGGACAGTTGTAGGAAAAATGGTTCTATTAGGCTATGtttataattttagtgattaatgacaatatagtcaataagactaacatgtttatcaagaatatatgttagtaggtcttatgaatgcaatacatgaagaaatcaccaaaatcgggatcaagtttagttgaattgaaaaagtccTAGGAGTaatgaactcactggatggtctggtgtcactactacagaaataggcttATATGCCAACTCAtcactgtgaggaaccgtccaaatagtattctaattaatcatcaggaggatcattattcataatcacaacctcgacgattaatcagaataccattccggtagtcccggcacgtgttttgtgtccaggatcggaacacatgcctaccaactcaaatatcacaacacagtttaatagagagcaaataattaaactggattaccattattaaacatgcaactgcttccacaatttacaacaaaagaggaacaacaacaactatgcagcgaaagaaaaacctatacaacaaaagagtatggagccgtatgcccttaggctccataccaaaagcgccagagttcggagtagaaggtgctactcttgcccgccaccctgatcggcaggcacaaagtagccgaacacagcttcttcctcgccaacctgagaacctgaaaacaacttaagggcagtaccccttagtatgaaggtactagcaagtcttacacagtatgagtatatatattctcgactccaaggatcatgcatttaaagctgtagcaaggattaagacatgtttaagttcattaagcggtaagcaacctagactctaggtgtaagcaactgacttaaccaaccacccactcaaaccctgccaaccaactgatcagaacagatatataaacaacaagtgtataaaagtaaaccattaccaccaaaccaccgaccacatcccgaccaaaccacccaaaccaaccatgccacaacccacatcgaaactctacgaccaaaacatggtcgctcggtggagataagcgatagcgatgctcatgaccgagagcacggcagttcgaactgattatacaccctgcagggggatactcctggacccacacgacacagggaccatacggcttgtgccacccgctaagatgcacacaagggggtacccgtgacaacctttcccaaccagacccaaccatgtggatcaaccatagctcggcacggcggtattagaactactccccgagcaaactaataccgctaaaagaccggactcaaaccggactcacaccgtctatgatgaggcccacatgaccacgtctgcgaaggtaatcggctcgcctaccattatatcagcatgtggtgagtaaggtaagtgctaaagccgactacaccgacgatcggtgcttaaccggtgcaagcggtctacggtgtccgggttcccttcccgaactgcctgaggactcctcgtgagcagatgacacccctaacaccgcccacacctcgtctcaactcaccactcaacaaccgacaTATCATCAACaaaaccacaaatgtgaacaggtaaaaagccctaggctcgcgacaacggtggacgccgtcgtcgacttctaccggaaagcctaagcacccctaagcatagcgaactaaaattagaccgcgacgacaccactaggctccaatggaataacacatgacacgtgaacgaaatggaagaatgcataggcataggttctacccaactcggaacccaacacatgcaatgtatacataagcgtagataacatattagattttcaagtagacacggtgcaatatgatagatgcttgccttgctgccctagctgctgctcacagctacccaagtcacgatcaccactgcgggaacctctgggacagactcgttcgcctcgttcgccgggtcgaagttccctaaaagaatcacgcgtgcaatgtaatgaatatgaatgacatgcaatgaaagatgcttcactgtaagacaacagtggagatgcaatgcacttatgccatgagttaaaagccttaaggatttccttatttgaattattgtttaacatttaacGACTTCCTAGATTGATTAAGCTTAACTCTAAGCTTaaacctaaaagaaaactaactatactTATCATGAGGGTAACTCTTTTAAGTGAACAAGGAACCCACTAATAGGATTTACACAATTCGATTTATGGACCAACCAATTATGAAATGTTTAAAGATTAAAACCATTTTGATAActcattaatcctcagtaagcatttcataaaccctagaatttttaatgaacatggcataatttaacaagattaacaaaattggatttatcaattttggaaataccaaactttaactatgaattatcaaagcctagacacatttcattaattcaataattcacagcacatatttcatggccactggtatttttaatggatagatcacatcaaaataaagccaacaaaattgatttcacgaattttggagctctacacaatttcctatgcatttttcaagatttcagccgatttatcaactcatcAGATATTTACTTCGCAATTttcgattttctctaatattcaaatgggcccacacctttttctaccggcaccggcctagcccaagccactgaccggtggggccggcatattttgacccgagtcaaaattgaCTCGCGCCAGAACAGAGCAcagcgcggccggccggggctCAGGTcgagcccgccggcggcgagcggcgcagtccAAGCGGCCGGGAAGGGCAGCTGCGGCTCCAGCAGGTGCGCGTGGATCCATTTGAGGTATACGTGGTCACCGGCGACGGCCAGAGAATGgctagcggcggcggacggcggaagCTACACGACGGCGGCTTAGTTTTGACTCGCCGACGACAAACGGCGGCGTAATAAGCCTGGCCGAACGCACCTACGCGTTCTACGTGAGCACGTGGATCTAACGGCGTGCttgccggccgacgagctcgacagcggcacggctggcggcacgcgcggggaggtggcggcggctcaACCATCGCGGAAACACGCGCCagtgacgggacggagggaaaacggcgcgcgcataaggtgtacaggagcacggggaagctcaccgtgcagtcggttgggccggagaagtgaGGACACGGCGGGTCGACGAAGGACGGTggagctcggctgccgccgttggggaagaaggcgcggacggctccaatccttgcgggaaacggccggggaaggaagggaaacggcagaggagggccttggcgacctccctcggtgctctaccttgctcgggctcggcggaaCATGCCAGCggcgcggtgatttggccgACGGCcagtgcgtgtgcgtgtgctcTGCGCTTTGCTTTCTggccgcgcgagagaaggagcagagagagagataaagcagagggcggggaggggaggataaggactGGGGgctgatcttttggccggcaacgtggaggtggccaccgaagtcaaggatgGCGGTGCCGcattgctctgtgagagcgggagaagggggagcagaggctgtgtctgagcgaaggggatgacaggcggggccgatgaacagtaaccgccaggcaaaatatctccaccactttagccatccatttgaacaccttcccaaagtccaaaattggtaaaacgaattttgtttgaaactaaaattcacaaggaacccatttgaacttgtttgacccagaatgcttgagccaattgtgaataaaaatttctcaaagatgctatcctttccaacttgtgataatttttatgccttccaaatatttcccaaaaatttggaaaaattcatttatattcttctcttggcatctactaatttctaaaattgtcaccagccctaggttccatagaagttttaggaGATGTTTCACAATGCATCAGTTAAACCCAGTTCAataaattcggtttaatccacactgcaagtctatatggctcaaaatgaaaacaaatgatgctaatgatgctcattagcacttaattacgtgtttagaaactctgggccgtgacaatcACTACCGGTTTCTTACTAGCCAatctatcactgccggttcgtatcaTGGACTGACACTAAAAGGCTATTCGAAAAGAACCGTAagtgaaaatccactatcactgtaggctcgtggctagagccggcagtgatagtggataatagtttattttaaaaaattcgtaactttttcatacgaagttggatggggacaaactttatataaaattgtaaccctcgacgagatctacaacttcgtagttgaaaactttttcatttgatgtcatttagatatccaaataatcatttgaagtttcaaacaaaagatatcaaaatgattgcatatgctaatagtatcactagtacttctgtggtgggatggtaaagACGTATCGCGCAAGTTGAGAGGTTTCGAGTTCGTGTGCTATGAACCGCACGAGCGTGAAAAGTCGTGTGACTTTTAACTTGCGACGGCGCGGGCGTgagggttcctcgggtgcaatttttttttcaatttttctagCCCCAAAAAGATCGATTCGACGCCTGACTATTACTGCCAGCTGAagccttcaaccggcagtgatagtcgactatcactgccagctgaagccttcaactggcagtgataacccttTAACTGCTGGTCctcgaaccgacagtgaaacacctttatgggccggcagtgaacgggtttttttagtagtgtgttcacatagatgaacacaccagagcattgtgttcagaggcatttgacctcaccgaAAGATCCGATGGCAAGTGTTTGCTaaacaccgaagtatttcttaGTGACACATGTTCAAAATGGACACAAGTCCAATGCCTGATGGTTCGATGCTATGGAAGTGcatacaccggataatgaatagtgcaaagaggaggaggaagaagaagaccccaccggatagtctagtgattgatttgaacacaccggaggcaagctccggagcattgttgaaaaaggggagaatacagtgacctcatcggaaggtccgataCTCTGAAGATCATCTCACCAGAGTAATATTTCCAAAGAGTGTTGTACTGGGTCGGTTGGCCAAAGACAACCCActgtatagtccggtgatgaagatgtgcACACCGGAGACTTCACCTGAGCAATTTGTGCAGAGGAGATGCAGAGGGTCGGATGGCTCAGATAACTCACCGTAAAGTTCGGTAATGAAAAAGAAGTTTacatcggagtgtccggtgttcacagtggctTTAGTGGGGTTCCAATacctagtttgtgagagtatactcactggatgatctggtgttagtactattgttctcccTAGATCATCCAATGctaacagcttttcagagccattgggttaacggctagtgcgcgggtttgaagctataaatatcccttcactcagtcatttgaaggtgtggcatgcagCTAGAATCTAGAAAAGTCCTTATACACCTGAGAaggcatccaagccaccaaagtgcttaaaatgatcattcaaggcaattaagcacaagattagagagtgattagtgcttataggtagagagtgtgttgctaggtgattgctggctagagagtggatcaagaagtgatctaagcttgtacctcttggtatgtcggtaccttggagtcttggtgactcaccggcaaacttgttgaccctccgacttggtgtggagcggcgaggGGAAGCGTGTATGGGGACggagagacccttgccttggtggcttaagctccgaagtgatcacgatggtgaggaaccggaagagaggctagtggtgagaccttgccttggtggttggGCGGCTTATCcgagtggaggccttgtcttagtgacttggtggctcaagagccgtgaccaggtgccgaccgagagtatatcatttgtggagctccagtgtggactagggtggcattcatgccatcaataccaagaaaaaaatccttgtgccaagttttttctctctaccttatttacgtttccgtatttacttacttgtaatttaccttcttagataggttgcaagcgttttgatcggtagagtagacacactagataaacccagagcatatttagatagaaattgatatatatttatcttgtattatttttggagccaaaatagttctaagtgtcttaattcaccccgctcttaggacgtcaccgatccctacaatgGGTATCAGGgccttgtgctcttgataggcttaacattctagagttgtgacgttcggggTTAGGATGGATTCACATAGtactccacttttcgatggcacaaatttacttcgttggaaaattctaatgtcttgttatttgcaaaccCGAGGGTTTGATGTTTGGAGAGTAATCGAGGAAGAGATGAGGCAATGCATCACctacaaggagaggcaattaaatacattagcaaagagtatccttttatcatctatatgtgttgatgcatttaatcatgtttattcccTCACCAATgtatatgatatttggactagttttattgaaatacatgaaggcacaaagaatgtgcgcaatgagaaatatcatatgcttattactaagcttaatgcaatcaagcaactaccctatGAAAGTGTTAATAATATGTATTCTTGTTTGaaaatattcttgttaatgagattaATAGGtaaggtttgacgccaattgaagatgatcaagtggtgagaaaaatgcttcaaactcttctttcgaagtacaaattgatagtctccatcatctatgacagtgatgacatcaagaagatgactctaagtcaagtgctcagTAAGATCACTGTatatgagatgaccatgaatatgGAGGTGGAATCTCCTACCTCCTCCGACACCAAGAACTTTaatctcacaagcaagcaagctcaatatcaacacatgaaggcaaggatgaggagataagagcaagagtcaagctcaagtgaagatgatggatatgaaaatgaagagagatgtgaagaagatgagaaaaacaCCTTAAgcaatgaagagatggatcttgaagtcgccaagctcatctcacaagttgtgaagaacatcaagaagattaatGCCAAGATTtatcacccaatctccatgaaggacttggtcaaaacaattgatcatatcaagaaggagaagaagaagaccaaaaaCAAGGGAAAGAGCCAAAGCACTCGCAAggataggaagatgggtgagtgatgattcaagttcaagtgatgagagcctcACCATCCTTTCCTCCAAGGAAAGATCTTCCTCAAGATTGTCATCATACAAGTCATCATCGCTCAAGTCaactcacaagtgccttatgaccaaaggtatggatagcgatgtaagtgatgatgaatctgatgaggattcaccttcctatgatgaactccttcatttgatcaatgaggaACAAATGGCACTTAATAAACAATGTAAAGAGCTTAacaaattcaatgcacttaatgaaattcatgctacctttgtttctaatcatgaacaattattgtacaaatttaatttgctaaacaaggagcatgaagagcttaaggctaactttgagtgcattgaatctcaaactaaggtccctttgaagcaatctatctctctttttaattacaatcctaaggtagatgcttccacttcttgtgataatttatatgctttatctagctcacccctttgcaatgagatttgtgttgagaatgttgttgtagaggtaatccatccagagcctgaAGGCGCGTCGAAGGTGGAGCCGAGGACTAGATGTGAGAGCtcgtccttgaccccctcggcccttagccactgcccggctctggaggtaatctgcCCGAAGGCTGACGATAgcatgtcagaggtgaagccgaaggccagacgggagaggtgatcctcgacaccctcagcccttagccgctgcctggctccagaggtaatccgtctggagcctagcgacggtgcATCGGAgacaaagccgaaggccagacgggagaggtggtcctcgacctcctTGGCCTTTAGCCATTGCCTGGCTTTGGAGGTAATCCTCCCGGAGGCTAGCAACGgcgtgtcgaaggcgaagctgaaggctagacgggagaggtggtccttgacccccccTTAGCCCTTAGTCGTtacctggctctggaggtaatctgcCTAGAGCTTGGCGATGAtgcatcggaggtgaagccaaaggccaaacaggagaggtggttctcgaccccctcggcccttagccgttacCCGACTCAggaggtaatccgtctagaGCCTAGCGACAGTGCGTCGGAGGCGAAACTGAAGGCCAGACCGGAGAAGTGGTCAttgaccccctcggtccttagctgccgcccggctccagaggtaaaaTGTCCAGAGCATGGCGACGTTCGTCGGatgcgaagctgaaggccagataagagaggtggtcctcaacccctcGGCCtgtagccgttgcccggctccagaggtaatccgtccggagcctggcgacggcgtgtcggaagCTGGTGCTCCTGCATTGAATAGttggggattccatactatttctTGTGCCACGCAGAatgggcttttacttaatattagcatgatcttcatacgtatgaatcgtgtcttagatgagactgtagggtaatgactttaccttTTACCGTACATGTTTGAGTTACgcgggccatacctcttcctacGGGGAGGGGATTTATACGCCTTTGATCTGTTGGCTATGCCTCTcggaggctagtgggtttcaCACTTCTCTAGCATGGAGGCGTTTGCATTCAAGATGTCGGGGGGTTTTGTTCAATAGGTATTTTTAGAACGTCTTTGTCTGGTGgaggttttttggaagacatccccatttgcagggtttttttttaagactCTCTGTCtggcagaggttttgtaggactctccgtcttgcggaggttttggaaattttctccgttttggtggaggtttggtaaggctctccgtttttgtggaggtttcgcaggactctccgtttttgccggaggttttgtaagtttctccatttttgccagaggttttgtaggactctccatttccgctagaggtttggtaagattctATGTTTTTGttgaaggttttgtaggactctccgtttttgccggaggtttggtaagattctccgtttttgtcggaggttttgtaggactctccgtttttgtcggaggttttgtaggattcTCTacttttgccggaggtttggtaagattctccatttttgtcggaggttttgtaggattctccatttttactagaggttttgtaggattctccatttttgccataTGTTTTGTAGGATTCTCCGTTTTTTGCCGGAGATTTGgtaagattctccatttttgccagggTCCACTGGTCTAACCGCCAAGATTGTGCCGGTCTGACTGAGAagggtggcggtctgaccgccagcctaTGTTAGAATTATATTTGACTGTTGTCTGTAGCCGTTGTACGGGGGCACTCTAACCGCCAATGGTGttgtggtctgaccaccacttgcGCAGAA includes:
- the LOC133928676 gene encoding putative mannan endo-1,4-beta-mannosidase 5 — its product is MVATTMATIFREKTRGSGKVSLIHFLARGFAVAATIFLLADGRHAHVEYVEVPGDHTPAQGPEVPSSEAIDGQWGMVKTKGSQFVVRDRPFYVNGFNTYWLMILAVDPSTRGKVTEVFRQAAAVGLTVCRTWGFNDGGWRALQKSPSVYDEDVFKALDFVVSEARKYRIRLILSLSNNWDGYGGKAQYVKWARDAGANVTSDDDFFSDQTVKCYFKNHIMNMLTRVNTYTNVMYKDDPTIFAWELMNEPRCTSDPTGNKLQAWIQEMAFQVKSIDPGHLLEVGTEGFYGPSSSARMQTNPNTFAGKTGTDFIRNHRILGIDFASVHVYPDTWLSGATLEMQLKFVQSWMQAHIADAEGELGMPVLFTEFGVSTKARSAFNATSRDRFIQAVYGELLGSTRHGGAGAGGLLWQVFPEGTDYMDDGYGVVLPRAAATAGIMSAHSKKLQTFNSRCVWSCRWGCKKREEQSEDVDLLFNDEL